Genomic DNA from Prunus persica cultivar Lovell chromosome G1, Prunus_persica_NCBIv2, whole genome shotgun sequence:
ATGTGGGACCACTACATAATGGACCACACGTGAAGCTAAGTTCACATCAGAGTCAATCATTTAAGCCCAACACGTGAACACCATGTATTGGGTAAGGAATAGGGGTATGGGTAAACATTCAAGCCCAACATGTGAAGACAACATATTGGGTAAGAGTGAAGGCCCAATTTAGGCCAAGTCAATCAACccactctgataccatgttaaattTTAAAGAGACGGGGCAGCAGCCCACTATTAGCAACAccgatattgtccccaacttaactACCTACAAAACCCAGTAGGTGTtgggttttatcacaaaatgtcTTGGTGATGTTAGTATTGAAAccattcattattttatttagtcaagttttcgatgtgggacttatattcttcaacaatcTTCTCCTGAAGGTAAGGCTTGAGATCGCAGAACGGACGACGGAAGGGGTGTGAGGAAAGCCACCTCCATCGTGACCATCAACCTTCATGAAGCAGCTTGCACTATGATCATTATTGACTTGGAGACTGTCGGCACAATAGCAGAAGCATACTCGCTAAAACCACCATTGACGCTGATGCACTGAGGAGAAAGAGAACGATGAACCCAATGCCCATAATCTGAGAGAGACAACAACGAAGCCAACACCCCAGAGTTGAAGAGAGGAGTGACGGCATCGACTTGAAGTGGAAGAAAAACATGAATGACTCGACCTAGAAGAAAAGTGACTCGACGCGGTCAAGGCAAGGAGGGCAGTGGCGGCGGCTGAATGTGGATGAAAACGAGTGTGGTTAGGTCGAGGAAGGGATGACGACTAAACGTGAAAAACCTAAACCCTAATATTTGACGCACGGCTCTCCTCGAGTAGTGAGAAAGCGACCAAGTGGCCAATTCATTCTTATGTGTTTTCCGATGTGAGTccttatattcttcaacaaatatTAGGCTTAAATCCAATGACGGAACCATAAATTTATTTAGGGCatggctaaattttttttttcttggcttcttctataatataatatataatagttCAAATTgtcaagaattttttttggataggGGGCTAAAGTCTGAAAACAGCATAACTAAACGCGAACGAGGCCTATAAACTAgttaaatttagaaattctttTTCTAAACATTAACACAAAGAAgtacaaccaaacaaaaaaaaaacacaaatcagTAGAACTAAAATTGGAGCCGCTGTTCATTAAAAACAATGGAGCCAATTATTtagcaaacaaacaacaaatgaGTGACTGCATGCAGATTGGGGAAGATTCAGAGCTTGGTATCATTGATTTAATGATGTTCTAATATATTAATGTTGTATTTGAGTTTGACTAACGACAAACAATAATGGAGCAGTCAAAAAAGTGTAAGTTGTgctattttaatgttttacttttcttttttcaatctgTTTGTAAGTTATGTTTGGATGGTCTTGTCCCTTTCTGTGggctggaaaaaaaaagtgctaTGTGTTATGGGTGGGCATCGAGAACGGAAAACCAGAACATCGAGCCGCACCGAAtggaaaaaaatctaaaaaaaaatggtgttgACTAAAAGTCAAAAAACCTGCATCGAACAGGTTCAAACCGATTTCGGTGCTGATTTCACACCTAATAAAACTGCATCAGATCGGACTGGACTGAATTGATTTcgtatttttaaataaatcaaaaattatttaagtcaATGCTAAATTTTTATTCCCATAACTAATATTTCCCCAAGCCCAACTTCAAAgcatctttcttttcttggccCAATAGTCTCtctttgcatgaaattggatcatTCGTGAATTTTTAAGCCcaaacaataaaattttagttggaatttgtaaaataaaaataaaaatattcagTCTGAAACTGATTTAAACTGGACTGGCCggtttcataaatttttttcaccaAAATTAAACCAAACTGCACTGATTGAATAGTACCGGTTTCAATTCCAACATGAGATGAAAATTGGACCGGACCTCGCCCACCCTTACTATGTCTGTCTATGAAGTAGTAggctaatatttaattgtattgctctttaaaaaaaaaaaaaacattaagagTAGAACTCAGCACCAAGCTAAAGTCCAATACAATCCCTTAGGCCATCTCCAGCCATGGGCTATATCCCAAATATAGCcctaaaataatgcaaaactcATCTTTAGCCATGggctaaacaaaattttggccaaatttggAGGGCCACATTTGGCCCTTTAGCCCTCCAACCAGGCCATATGTAGCCTAGCTTTGGCCTAAGCCAAATTTTTTGTGGGCCCAATGCATGtgcttttaaatgttttcaattcatgttgttttagaaaaaaagTATTGGTCATGACCGTTGCAGGTCAGACTATTGAAAACCAAtcctttttatgtttttttttaaaaaaaaaaaatgtggtcACCTTTTTAAATGTCAATTCatgtaattaagaaaaaattattaaaaaaaattattggtcGTGACCGCTGGAGGTCAGACCATTGAAACCcatcctttatttatttattttatttatttatatttttaatttacacGTGGTCaactttttaaatgttttcaagtgttgtttaaaaaaattataattaaattaaacaatatataGTTCTAGAATGTATGAGTATTGTATTatagtttttctcaaaataataaaatatgaaggaccctaaaatatagccctgcatggctggagatggaaaaatttagcattgcactattctttaaaaaattaatattttggagggCTAAATTTTTAGCCATGGACTACATTTTGCCCTATGACTAGAGATGGCCTTAGTTTCGCCCTTGCTTGAATCCCTATTGTGGATAGACCCGGCTTTTCTCTGACAAAGCAAAACTATATCTATCTAGgaagtttttggtttttgatgttcccctaaaaacaaaaacaaaaactctgtTTGCACTTGGAAGCAAGAGAACAtatcagttttttctttttagaaaaCTTATACTTGAATTATAATCAGATGCTCACACCAAATTGCATATTTTCTAATGACACGTCCATATTCTCAGCTTTGACAATGCCAccccaagaaaaagaaattattgaaTAGGAATTCTATAATAAGGGTTTTGGAATCAGTTGAGTTGACTTACTTACTTTGCGTGGGGTGCAAGTGGATTTGGATGAATATATAGCGCACAGTTCATATCCTCATATCAGCATCTGCATACTAAGTCAGACTTCTAAAATTCCCGGTCAAATTGTCTCATTCATTTGCAGTATCTGAATATCTGTTCTGCACATTGAaggtaacaaaaaaattgtttcatatccttttctttcttccttttaggAAGCAGtcttcaataaattttttgctAAAACCCACAATTTTTATGCATCCCATTAGTGTATTGTATTTCAGTTATACCATTTGTATGAACATCAGGCAAAGCTAGCCAACACTATATGGGGGAATTGGAAGCTAATTCTACACAAATGGCTCTGGTACTTGAAAGCACAGGAGACAACAATCGGTTGCAAGAAGTTTCCGGGCTTATAAAGGATGCTGATGAAGAGCTAAATTTGAAAGCCAGAATTGAAGAGGCTGAGAAGCTGGTTGCAAAGACCAGGCAAGATAAACTTGAGCTAACTGAAGGCATAGCGCAAAGGGTGGTATGTTAAAATGGTATGCAATCTGCATGAATATATGTGACTGCATTTCCTAATTATTAGCTGCTGTGCTAGTCTCAACTTCAATTATCAAACAAACATGATCATGAATGAAAATTGCCACATCTTTATGAAAACTATGTCAACAGTGTGATCGGAGCTCTACCCTTCTTCCTCGGTTGGAAAACTTGAATTGGCATGAAACGGAACTCGGATACTTCTTGGCCCGGGAGAGGAAGAAAATGAATATATTGCAACTATTTCTGCTTGGTTTCGCAAACAAAGCTCACCAAGGAAAACCAATTAAGCCCTGCTTGCCAGGAGAAGAGATAGCTAAACATGTACGTTGTTTTCTGATTGTTTCTTGAttatttagtttctttttcacttagcctttttgagtttgttagAAATGTGGACATGGATTCAGAAATTGAATTTCCGGATGGGACATGGAGCCAACAGTTTGGCTGAGGAAAAACAGCTTCTAAAACAGATCATTGTGAGCCCGAAGGAGATCAATGTGAGCCCGAAGGAGGGTGTTGTTGGTTCATTTTCCTCATTGGAAAATGAATATTATGTGCTTTCTAAAAGTGTAAGATTAAACATTAAAGATTAAGTTTGCTTAGAGTTAGTCATTTATTATACCCTGTAGGCTGTATGTTTTCTTATTCTTCggattgatttttatttttttccttctggaCTGTTGAAACAGAGTTGGTGGTTGCTTCAGAGACTATATCTTACAACTCAGAGAAAAATAGTTCAATACCACCTAAGACAAATCCACCAACTTAAATGGCGAAGGGAGAATTTGGCAGTTTTATTGCTAAGGCAATGGGATGAACTTATTGCTAATGCAAATGCCGCTGCCAAGGGAAAGATATGggattttttgggttcaaaaaaGTCCTTACTGGAACAAATCAAAGTAACACACAAAATTCTAACTCATCAGATAGTAGGGGAGtttgaattgttttctttaaCTTGCTGATTATTTGCTGTCATAAATATTTGCAGAAAACTGGTAAGGAGATAGATGGATTAACTGAATTACTATTGGCTGTGCGGCAAAAAATTAAGCAAGTTGACAAAGAACTGAAGGTCAT
This window encodes:
- the LOC109946729 gene encoding uncharacterized protein LOC109946729 isoform X1, with the protein product MGELEANSTQMALVLESTGDNNRLQEVSGLIKDADEELNLKARIEEAEKLVAKTRQDKLELTEGIAQRVCDRSSTLLPRLENLNWHETELGYFLARERKKMNILQLFLLGFANKAHQGKPIKPCLPGEEIAKHKLNFRMGHGANSLAEEKQLLKQIIVSPKEINVSPKEGVVGSFSSLENEYYVLSKSSWWLLQRLYLTTQRKIVQYHLRQIHQLKWRRENLAVLLLRQWDELIANANAAAKGKIWDFLGSKKSLLEQIKKTGKEIDGLTELLLAVRQKIKQVDKELKVIEKDIESLQQKLQSMDQRKGEAHQCILKQRKQLLTKKKKTEKTTK
- the LOC109946729 gene encoding uncharacterized protein LOC109946729 isoform X2 — protein: MGELEANSTQMALVLESTGDNNRLQEVSGLIKDADEELNLKARIEEAEKLVAKTRQDKLELTEGIAQRVCDRSSTLLPRLENLNWHETELGYFLARERKKMNILQLFLLGFANKAHQGKPIKPCLPGEEIAKHKLNFRMGHGANSLAEEKQLLKQIIVSPKEINVSPKEGVVGSFSSLENEYYVLSKSKTGKEIDGLTELLLAVRQKIKQVDKELKVIEKDIESLQQKLQSMDQRKGEAHQCILKQRKQLLTKKKKTEKTTK